Proteins from a single region of Apium graveolens cultivar Ventura chromosome 7, ASM990537v1, whole genome shotgun sequence:
- the LOC141672625 gene encoding E3 ubiquitin-protein ligase RMA1H1-like has product MVDQMATEQCLQEASNMGDCSENKGTSQPKCKSGSNMEDRAEQGITECFDCNICLDFVHDPVVTLCGHLYCWPCIYKWIHYQSVSTENIDPQQPQCPVCKAAVSMETIVPLYGRGLSSKPSETKASHLGLVIPQRPSTTRCGSHTHTPTPTIRPAQQLHYRQHRHHVQPYYSFPDSYSTTPMLSLSSTTATNPVVGVFGEMVYARLFGNSETTFYNPNSYNIIINSNPRFRRHVMEADKSLGRLLFFLCCCMVLCLLLF; this is encoded by the coding sequence ATGGTGGATCAAATGGCCACAGAGCAATGTTTACAAGAGGCTTCAAATATGGGTGACTGCAGTGAAAATAAAGGAACTTCCCAACCAAAATGTAAATCAGGCTCCAATATGGAGGACAGGGCCGAACAAGGTATAACCGAATGTTTTGACTGCAACATCTGTTTAGATTTTGTGCACGATCCAGTTGTAACCCTTTGTGGCCACCTCTATTGTTGGCCTTGCATTTACAAATGGATTCATTATCAGAGTGTTTCTACTGAAAATATTGACCCTCAGCAGCCACAGTGCCCAGTATGCAAGGCGGCAGTTTCAATGGAAACCATAGTTCCACTCTATGGTCGCGGCCTATCTTCTAAACCTTCGGAAACTAAAGCTTCACATCTAGGTTTGGTTATACCACAAAGACCTTCCACGACCAGATGTGGGAGCCACACTCATACACCTACTCCAACTATACGGCCTGCTCAGCAACTGCATTATCGCCAGCATCGACATCATGTGCAACCATATTATTCTTTCCCAGATAGCTATAGCACTACACCGATGCTCAGCTTAAGTAGCACAACTGCAACGAACCCAGTGGTAGGGGTGTTTGGAGAAATGGTTTATGCAAGACTGTTTGGAAACTCAGAAACAACATtttacaacccaaactcttacAATATAATTATTAACAGTAATCCAAGGTTTAGAAGGCATGTGATGGAGGCTGATAAATCACTAGGCAGACTTTTGTTTTTCCTGTGCTGTTGCATGGTCTTGTGCCTTCTATTGTTCTGA